One Danio rerio strain Tuebingen ecotype United States chromosome 22, GRCz12tu, whole genome shotgun sequence genomic window carries:
- the scamp4 gene encoding secretory carrier-associated membrane protein 4 encodes MTDRTNNFPPLPKFLRIKPCFYQNFDEEIPQPHRQLVRRVYNLWMLYSMTLCVNVVGCIAWWAGGGNATNFGFSLLWLLIFSPCSYTCWFRPLYKAFRADSSFNFMAFFFIFFLQCVLAFIQSLGISGWGVCGWIATVIFFGTDVVAAIFMLICTLLFTVNALLMAFVLIKVHRLYRGGGGSFQRAQEEWTTGAWKNPTVREAGFNAISETGPSLPQYPAAVPNYPESGPW; translated from the exons ATGACAG ATCGAACAAATAACTTCCCTCCTTTGCCAAAGTTTCTTCGTATAAAGCCATGCTTTTACCAAAATTTTGATGAGGAAATTCCTCAACCCCACCGCCAGCTTGTGCGTCGCGTCTACAATCTTTGGATGT TGTATTCCATGACATTATGTGTGAACGTGGTGGGCTGCATAGCCTGGTGGGCCGGCGGTGGTAATGCCACCAACTTTGGGTTTTCGCTGCTCTGGCTGCTGATTTTCAGTCCGTGCAGTTACACCTGCTGGTTCAGACCGCTTTATAAAGCATTCCG GGCTGATAGTTCCTTCAACTTCATGGCGTTCTTCTTCATTTTCTTCCTGCAATGTGTGCTTGCCTTTATCCAGAGTTTGGGAATATCCGGTTGGGGCGTTTG TGGTTGGATTGCCACAGTGATATTCTTTGGCACAGATGTAGTCGCGGCTATATTCATGCTCATCTGCACTCTGCTCTTCACTGTAAACGCACTTCTCATGGCATTCGTTCTCATCAAG GTTCATCGACTGTATCGTGGCGGAGGGGGCAGTTTTCAGCGGGCACAGGAAGAATGGACCACCGGTGCATGGAAAAATCCAACTGTAAGAGAAGCTGGATTCAATGCCATCTCTGAAACTGGCCCCAGCCTGCCCCAGTACCCAGCCGCTGTGCCCAATTACCCAGAAAGCGGGCCCTGGTGA